A genomic window from Variovorax paradoxus includes:
- a CDS encoding ABC transporter ATP-binding protein, producing the protein MSTHEPLLQAKALCAWYGAAQILYDVDLEVRRGEVVALMGRNGAGKSTTLKTLIGMLTKRRGAVRFLGHDISKSEPHHAARLGLGFVPEDRRVFTDLTVMENLEVGKQPARRWADGTDAPLWTPERLFKLFPNLGEMPNRPGGRMSGGEQQMLTVARTLMGNPYLVLLDEPSEGVAPVIVEQMANMILELKAQGVSILLSEQNMHFAELVSDRAYVLEKGQIRYHATMAELAANDEVRRAYLSV; encoded by the coding sequence ATGAGCACACACGAACCCCTTTTGCAGGCCAAGGCCCTGTGTGCCTGGTATGGCGCCGCGCAAATCCTTTATGACGTCGACCTCGAAGTGCGTCGCGGCGAAGTGGTCGCGCTCATGGGCCGCAACGGCGCGGGCAAGTCGACCACGCTGAAGACGCTGATTGGCATGCTGACCAAGCGCCGCGGCGCGGTGCGCTTCCTGGGCCACGACATCTCGAAGAGCGAACCGCACCACGCTGCGCGTCTGGGCCTGGGCTTCGTGCCCGAAGACCGCCGCGTGTTCACCGACCTCACCGTGATGGAAAACCTCGAAGTCGGCAAGCAGCCCGCGCGCCGCTGGGCCGACGGCACCGACGCGCCGCTGTGGACGCCCGAGCGCCTGTTCAAGCTGTTCCCCAACCTCGGCGAAATGCCCAACCGCCCCGGCGGACGCATGAGCGGCGGCGAGCAGCAGATGTTGACCGTGGCGCGCACGCTCATGGGCAACCCGTACCTCGTGCTGCTCGACGAGCCTTCCGAGGGCGTGGCCCCGGTGATCGTCGAGCAGATGGCCAACATGATCCTGGAGCTCAAGGCGCAGGGCGTGAGCATCCTGCTGTCGGAGCAGAACATGCACTTCGCTGAACTGGTGTCCGACCGCGCCTATGTGCTCGAGAAGGGGCAGATCCGCTATCACGCCACCATGGCCGAGCTTGCGGCCAACGACGAAGTTCGCCGCGCCTACCTCAGCGTTTGA
- a CDS encoding ABC transporter ATP-binding protein, which translates to MTTTSNTPLLKVENLGKSFGGVKAVDGISFELHAGELLALIGPNGAGKSTTFNMVNGQLKADQGSILFDGHELVGQKPRAIWRQGVGRTFQIAETFASLTVVENVQMALLSHDGKLFSMWRRAADHKRDEALALLDQVGMKSQADRPCSVLAYGDVKRVELAIAMANSPKLLLMDEPTAGMAPKERNSLMALTKDLVIQRGMAVLFTEHSMDVVFAYADRMIVLARGRLIAQGKPLEIRDHPKVQEVYFGSGKTFEKIAEKAAALGVAA; encoded by the coding sequence ATGACGACCACCTCCAACACACCCCTGCTCAAGGTCGAGAACCTCGGCAAGTCCTTCGGCGGCGTGAAGGCCGTCGACGGCATCAGCTTCGAGCTGCACGCCGGCGAACTGCTCGCCCTCATCGGCCCCAACGGCGCCGGCAAGTCGACCACCTTCAACATGGTCAACGGCCAGCTCAAGGCCGACCAGGGTTCGATCCTGTTCGATGGGCATGAGCTCGTGGGCCAGAAGCCGCGCGCCATCTGGCGCCAGGGCGTGGGCCGTACCTTCCAGATCGCCGAAACCTTCGCCTCGCTCACCGTGGTCGAGAACGTGCAAATGGCGCTGCTGTCGCACGACGGCAAGCTGTTCTCGATGTGGCGCCGCGCGGCCGACCACAAGCGCGACGAAGCATTGGCGCTGCTCGACCAGGTCGGCATGAAGTCGCAGGCCGACCGGCCCTGCAGCGTGCTGGCGTACGGCGACGTGAAGCGCGTCGAGCTCGCCATTGCGATGGCCAACAGCCCCAAGCTGCTGCTGATGGACGAGCCCACCGCCGGCATGGCGCCCAAGGAGCGCAACTCGCTCATGGCGCTGACCAAGGATCTCGTCATTCAACGCGGCATGGCCGTGCTCTTCACCGAGCACAGCATGGACGTGGTGTTCGCATATGCCGACCGCATGATCGTGCTGGCGCGCGGCCGCCTCATCGCGCAGGGCAAGCCGCTCGAAATCCGCGACCACCCGAAGGTGCAGGAGGTGTACTTCGGCAGCGGCAAGACATTCGAGAAGATCGCAGAGAAAGCCGCAGCCCTTGGAGTCGCCGCATGA